One genomic segment of Leptolyngbya sp. 'hensonii' includes these proteins:
- a CDS encoding glycosyl hydrolase family 57: MTAAVPSLQLPVLEDIKSGLPNICGWEADISSVVNHHEPVFLSETNLRLEDITAGFACALHMHQPTIPAGANGSLISNLQHMFEHPHDGDNHNAGVFASCYGRMGDFIPQLVGEGCNPRIMLDYSGNLLWGLRQMGREDVLNNLKKITCDRQYQPYVEWLGTMWSHAVVPSTPIPDVKLQIQAWQHHFAALFGYDALRRVKGFSPPEMHMPNHPDTMYEYIKALKECGYQWLLVQEHSVENLDGSGLRHEQKYLPNRLIARNSRGAVISITALIKTQGSDTKLVAQMQPYFEAKGRGREQLGSVSVPSLVSQIADGENGGVMMNEFPRDFLRVHHELGSGRTGTVPMNGTEYLELITAAGAKSEDYPTCQAIQQHKIWQRVHPDQATPEAVEQAIAELKQTDHHFHMDGASWTNNMSWVQGYENVLEPMNQLSAAFHRKYDPLVQQDPTVTRQSDYQEALLYNLLVQTSCFRYWGQGTWTDYARELYARGSALLG; encoded by the coding sequence ATGACTGCAGCAGTACCGTCCCTCCAACTACCCGTTTTAGAAGACATAAAGTCGGGCTTGCCGAATATTTGTGGATGGGAAGCGGACATCAGCTCTGTTGTAAATCACCATGAGCCTGTTTTTCTGTCAGAGACCAATCTGCGCCTGGAAGACATTACAGCCGGATTTGCCTGTGCGCTCCACATGCACCAACCCACGATTCCCGCTGGAGCCAATGGCAGCTTGATCAGTAATCTGCAACACATGTTCGAGCATCCCCATGATGGAGACAATCACAATGCCGGGGTGTTTGCTTCCTGTTATGGCCGCATGGGAGACTTCATTCCCCAACTCGTTGGGGAGGGATGCAATCCCCGCATCATGCTGGATTACTCTGGCAACCTCCTCTGGGGATTGCGCCAGATGGGCCGCGAGGATGTGCTGAATAACCTGAAGAAAATTACCTGCGATCGTCAGTACCAGCCCTATGTGGAATGGCTGGGCACCATGTGGAGCCATGCGGTAGTGCCCTCCACCCCCATCCCCGATGTCAAGCTGCAGATCCAGGCCTGGCAGCACCACTTTGCCGCCCTCTTCGGGTACGATGCCCTGCGCCGGGTGAAGGGGTTTTCCCCCCCGGAAATGCACATGCCGAATCACCCGGATACGATGTATGAGTACATCAAAGCCCTCAAGGAATGCGGTTATCAGTGGTTACTGGTGCAGGAACACTCTGTCGAGAATCTGGATGGTTCTGGTCTGCGCCACGAACAGAAGTACCTGCCCAATCGCCTGATTGCCCGCAATTCCCGTGGTGCAGTCATCAGCATCACGGCCCTGATCAAGACCCAGGGTTCCGATACGAAACTGGTGGCTCAGATGCAGCCCTACTTCGAGGCTAAGGGCCGGGGTCGAGAGCAGCTCGGTTCTGTTTCCGTCCCTTCTCTGGTCAGCCAGATCGCAGATGGCGAAAATGGGGGCGTGATGATGAATGAATTCCCCCGAGATTTTCTGCGGGTTCACCATGAACTGGGCTCGGGCCGAACTGGCACTGTACCGATGAATGGCACAGAATACCTGGAGCTGATTACAGCAGCAGGGGCCAAATCGGAAGACTATCCCACCTGTCAGGCCATACAGCAGCACAAAATCTGGCAACGGGTGCATCCAGACCAAGCCACACCAGAGGCTGTGGAGCAGGCGATCGCGGAGCTGAAGCAAACAGACCACCACTTCCACATGGATGGCGCATCCTGGACCAATAATATGAGTTGGGTTCAGGGCTACGAAAACGTGCTGGAACCGATGAACCAGCTCAGTGCTGCCTTTCACCGGAAGTATGATCCCCTGGTGCAGCAAGACCCTACCGTAACCCGCCAATCTGATTATCAGGAGGCGCTGTTGTATAACTTGTTGGTCCAAACGAGCTGCTTCCGCTACTGGGGCCAAGGCACCTGGACCGACTATGCTCGTGAACTTTATGCCCGTGGGTCCGCCCTCCTAGGGTGA
- a CDS encoding alanine--glyoxylate aminotransferase family protein, whose protein sequence is MTLTFSINDSQRLHLQPLQMPTRLLLGPGPSNAHPAVLQAMNTPPVGHLDPTFLGLMDEIRSLLRYVWQTENLTTIAVSGTGTAAMEAAIANAVEPGDVVLIGVNGYFGHRLVDMAGRYGAEVQAIHKPWGQVFSLAELRTALETHRPTVLALVNAETSTGARQPLEGVGDLCREFGSLLLVDTVTSLGGVPLFLDDWGVDLAYSCSQKGLGCSPGASPLTLSARAMEKVEQRKTRVANWYLDITLLEKYWGPDRVYHHTAPINLYYGLREALRLIAEEGLATCWQRHQQTAEYFWEQLADLGLTLHVEKAFRLPTLTTVCIPEGVDGKAIARQLLNEHNIEIGGGLGELAGRVWRVGLMGYNSQRESVDRLIHALKEVLPIQ, encoded by the coding sequence ATGACACTGACCTTCTCAATCAATGACAGCCAACGGCTCCATCTGCAGCCCCTGCAGATGCCAACTCGTCTTCTCCTGGGGCCTGGGCCGTCTAATGCTCATCCCGCCGTTCTCCAGGCGATGAATACCCCACCGGTAGGGCATCTGGACCCCACATTCCTAGGTCTGATGGACGAAATCCGATCGCTGTTGCGCTACGTCTGGCAGACCGAGAACCTAACCACGATCGCCGTTAGCGGCACAGGCACGGCAGCCATGGAAGCAGCCATAGCCAACGCTGTAGAACCGGGGGATGTGGTTCTGATTGGGGTCAATGGCTATTTCGGCCATCGCCTAGTGGACATGGCCGGACGGTATGGGGCCGAGGTCCAGGCCATCCACAAACCCTGGGGCCAGGTGTTCTCCCTGGCCGAACTCCGGACTGCCCTGGAAACTCATCGGCCTACAGTCCTAGCCCTGGTCAATGCTGAAACCTCCACTGGAGCCCGCCAGCCCCTGGAAGGGGTGGGGGATCTGTGCCGGGAGTTCGGCAGTCTGCTGCTGGTGGATACGGTGACAAGTCTGGGGGGAGTTCCCCTGTTTCTGGATGACTGGGGCGTAGACCTGGCCTATAGTTGCAGTCAGAAGGGATTGGGCTGTTCTCCCGGCGCTTCACCCCTGACCCTGAGTGCCCGGGCCATGGAGAAAGTAGAGCAGCGGAAAACCAGGGTGGCCAACTGGTATCTGGATATCACCCTGCTGGAAAAGTACTGGGGTCCCGATCGGGTTTACCACCACACAGCCCCGATTAATCTCTACTATGGGCTGCGGGAAGCACTGCGCCTGATCGCCGAAGAAGGACTGGCAACCTGCTGGCAGCGGCACCAGCAAACCGCAGAATACTTCTGGGAACAGTTGGCTGACCTGGGCCTGACCCTGCATGTGGAGAAAGCCTTTCGTCTACCGACCCTGACCACGGTCTGCATTCCAGAGGGGGTGGATGGCAAAGCGATCGCCCGTCAGTTACTCAACGAGCACAATATCGAGATTGGTGGTGGCCTGGGGGAACTGGCTGGCCGAGTCTGGCGTGTCGGGTTGATGGGATATAACAGCCAGCGGGAGAGTGTCGATCGGTTAATCCACGCCCTGAAAGAGGTGTTGCCGATCCAATAG
- a CDS encoding phage tail protein has protein sequence MTQARSNQILRLQFLPTQVAESHPLASSSGGGDLSMVLHPGESSELIVRLNNQGSESLAIDLRLEGSLPSDWYHIGLEGLDLPVGQGMDAVIYFRIPADYFEQPGALKPDTVLTLDYPMYVLVSYRLASQGQPHLEYTTLTLYIRPRSRYLEHLPVIYREVDFVGRFLQIFEQAFHPVVQTTDVMWAYLDPLTAPEAMLPFLAHWVNWPLDPRWDLVQQRRLIRNALELYRWRGTRRGLRLFLHLYTGLPLDDGIPREEDKHICIQEASFSAFVIGQARLGEEAGIGQGRPYHFIVRLRPMVDGPPIEERFIRRLIEQEKPAFCTYELYLEVPA, from the coding sequence ATGACCCAAGCCCGTTCCAATCAGATTCTGCGTCTCCAATTTCTGCCGACCCAGGTGGCAGAGTCCCATCCCCTTGCTTCCAGCAGTGGTGGGGGCGACCTGTCCATGGTGCTGCATCCGGGAGAATCCAGTGAATTGATTGTGCGCCTGAATAACCAGGGTAGCGAATCCCTGGCGATCGATCTGCGTTTGGAAGGAAGCTTGCCCTCGGATTGGTATCACATTGGCCTGGAAGGGCTGGACCTGCCTGTGGGACAGGGGATGGACGCGGTGATTTACTTCCGGATCCCGGCTGATTATTTTGAGCAGCCGGGGGCTCTGAAACCGGATACCGTGCTTACCCTGGACTATCCGATGTACGTTCTGGTGTCCTATCGGCTGGCCTCCCAGGGTCAGCCTCACCTGGAATACACAACCCTCACCCTCTATATCCGGCCTCGCAGTCGTTACCTGGAACACCTGCCGGTGATTTATCGGGAGGTGGACTTTGTGGGTCGCTTCCTGCAGATATTTGAACAGGCGTTTCATCCCGTTGTCCAGACTACGGATGTGATGTGGGCCTACCTGGACCCTTTAACGGCTCCAGAAGCGATGTTACCCTTTCTGGCCCATTGGGTGAACTGGCCCCTTGATCCTCGCTGGGATCTGGTCCAGCAACGCCGCCTGATTCGCAATGCCTTGGAATTGTATCGCTGGCGTGGAACCCGGCGGGGGTTGCGGCTGTTTCTGCATCTCTACACGGGGCTACCCCTGGATGATGGGATTCCCCGGGAGGAGGACAAACATATCTGTATTCAAGAAGCCTCCTTTTCTGCCTTTGTGATCGGTCAGGCTCGCCTGGGAGAAGAAGCAGGGATTGGCCAGGGTCGCCCTTACCACTTTATTGTGCGGCTGCGGCCCATGGTGGACGGTCCACCGATCGAGGAGCGATTTATTCGACGGCTGATTGAACAGGAAAAACCCGCTTTCTGCACCTATGAACTGTATCTTGAGGTCCCGGCATGA
- a CDS encoding GntR family transcriptional regulator, giving the protein MIQFHIQPDSDIPASTQLYNQIHFAIASRQYPPGHRLPSTRQLAMQTGLHRNTISKVYRQLEDDGVVESQAGSGIYVKAPGDESTARLKTPTMEQFPQAHKLIKQNLDELLKQGCSLNQAREMFLAEVDWRLRCSARVLVTSPSEDIGAGELMTSQLEDALKIPVQLVPLEELAQILDQARSGTVVTSHYFSAAAEEIAAPRSVRVIPLDIYDYGQEIQLLVNLPKDSCLGLVSVSTGFLRASAVIVHSLRGENLLVMTAHPNDTFRLNAMVRSAHTIASFDRASCAAVKATVAAAREDLIRPPKLYCCDTYIGDKSINLLKRELGLE; this is encoded by the coding sequence ATGATTCAATTTCACATCCAGCCGGACAGTGACATCCCGGCTTCGACCCAGTTATACAATCAGATCCACTTCGCGATCGCGTCTCGCCAGTATCCCCCCGGTCATCGCTTACCCAGTACGAGGCAACTGGCGATGCAGACTGGGCTACATCGCAATACAATCAGCAAGGTTTATCGCCAACTGGAAGATGATGGCGTAGTAGAGTCCCAGGCTGGGTCAGGCATTTATGTCAAAGCTCCGGGGGATGAAAGCACAGCCCGGCTGAAAACGCCCACCATGGAGCAATTTCCCCAGGCCCACAAATTGATCAAGCAAAATCTAGACGAATTGTTGAAGCAGGGCTGTTCCCTGAACCAGGCCAGGGAAATGTTTCTAGCCGAGGTGGATTGGCGACTTCGTTGTAGTGCCAGGGTACTGGTTACCTCTCCGAGTGAGGATATTGGAGCCGGAGAATTGATGACTAGCCAGTTAGAAGATGCCCTCAAGATCCCGGTGCAATTGGTGCCCTTGGAGGAGCTGGCCCAGATCCTGGATCAGGCCCGCTCTGGTACGGTGGTCACCAGCCATTACTTCAGTGCTGCTGCAGAAGAGATAGCCGCCCCCCGATCGGTGCGGGTGATTCCGCTGGATATCTATGACTATGGCCAGGAGATTCAGTTGTTGGTGAACCTGCCCAAGGATAGCTGCCTGGGCCTGGTCAGCGTCAGCACTGGCTTCCTGCGAGCCTCTGCTGTGATTGTGCATAGTCTGCGAGGAGAAAACTTGCTGGTGATGACAGCCCATCCCAATGACACCTTTCGGTTGAATGCCATGGTTCGGAGTGCCCATACGATCGCCAGCTTTGATCGGGCCAGTTGCGCCGCCGTGAAAGCCACCGTTGCAGCCGCCAGGGAGGACCTGATTCGACCTCCCAAGCTTTACTGCTGCGATACCTACATTGGGGATAAGTCTATCAATTTGCTGAAGCGGGAACTGGGCCTGGAGTAG
- a CDS encoding GPW/gp25 family protein, whose translation MANSVPLSDRSRVTAMLSELGMNQLPSRSYLGTGLGFPLQVNVRGNLQFSSGEQNVEESIRIILGTTIGERASRPDFGSLLANLTFAPMNTDTLVMLCMAVEDALIRWEPRIILDDVQAEPDPVRGRVDLTIQYHYVDSYDPRTMVFPFSLRPEAEAEV comes from the coding sequence TTGGCGAATAGTGTCCCTCTCTCCGATCGCAGTAGAGTGACGGCGATGCTATCCGAATTGGGCATGAATCAACTACCATCGCGTAGCTATCTGGGAACAGGTCTGGGATTTCCTCTCCAGGTCAATGTGCGCGGTAATCTGCAGTTCAGCTCTGGTGAACAAAATGTGGAGGAATCGATCCGAATTATTCTGGGGACAACGATTGGAGAACGGGCCAGTCGTCCTGATTTTGGTTCTCTCCTGGCCAATTTGACCTTTGCCCCGATGAATACAGACACCCTGGTGATGTTGTGTATGGCGGTAGAAGATGCCCTCATTCGCTGGGAACCCCGCATTATTCTGGACGATGTCCAGGCTGAACCTGATCCAGTGCGGGGTCGGGTGGACCTGACGATCCAGTATCACTATGTGGACAGTTACGATCCACGCACAATGGTTTTTCCCTTCTCCCTGCGTCCGGAGGCAGAGGCGGAAGTCTGA
- the glgA gene encoding glycogen synthase GlgA, translating into MYIVQIASECAPVIKAGGLGDVVYGLSRELETRGHCIELILPMYDCMRYDHIWGIHDAYRDLWVPWYGGAIHCSVYCGWVHGRLCFFIEPHSADNFFHRGCYYGCKDDNMRFAFFSKAAMEFLLRSNKRPDVIHCHDWQTGLVPVLLYEIYQYNGMGTQRVCYTIHNFKHQGIAGAEVLWATGLNREDYYFHYDRLQDNFNPFALNMMKGGIVYSNAITTVSPHHAWEARYTPIGYGLGHTLHLHQHKFTGILNGIDYDVWNPTSDRYLPFHYSSDDLEGKAKNKTALRKRLMLRDSEKPIVCYIGRLDDQKGVHLVHHAIYYALHRECQFVLLGSATEPGIHSHFAHERYILNNNPDCHLELGFNEELSHLIYAGADMIVVPSNYEPCGLTQMIGLRYGTVPIVRGVGGLINTVFDRDYDENHLPEERNGYVFYQTDYNALESAMDRAIGLYYEYPEEFRQLVVQGMACDYSWNHPGEDYVEVYDHIRYK; encoded by the coding sequence ATGTACATCGTACAGATTGCCTCAGAATGTGCTCCCGTCATTAAGGCTGGGGGTTTAGGCGATGTGGTCTATGGCCTTAGCCGTGAGCTGGAAACACGGGGTCACTGCATCGAGTTGATCCTGCCCATGTATGACTGCATGCGCTATGACCATATCTGGGGGATACATGACGCTTATCGGGATCTGTGGGTCCCCTGGTATGGGGGTGCCATTCACTGCTCTGTCTATTGTGGCTGGGTCCATGGTCGCCTGTGCTTCTTTATTGAACCCCACTCTGCTGATAATTTCTTCCACCGGGGATGCTATTACGGTTGCAAAGACGATAATATGCGCTTCGCCTTCTTTAGCAAGGCTGCCATGGAATTTTTGCTCCGGAGTAATAAACGCCCAGATGTGATCCACTGCCATGATTGGCAGACGGGATTGGTGCCAGTTTTGTTATATGAGATTTACCAATACAACGGCATGGGGACCCAACGGGTCTGCTACACCATTCATAACTTCAAGCATCAGGGCATTGCCGGTGCAGAGGTATTGTGGGCAACAGGGTTGAATCGAGAAGATTACTACTTTCACTACGATCGGCTGCAGGATAACTTCAATCCCTTTGCCCTCAATATGATGAAGGGGGGCATCGTCTATTCCAATGCCATCACCACTGTTTCCCCGCACCATGCCTGGGAAGCCCGCTATACTCCAATCGGCTATGGCCTGGGGCACACCCTGCATCTCCATCAGCATAAGTTTACTGGGATCCTCAATGGGATCGATTACGATGTTTGGAACCCCACCTCCGATCGCTACTTGCCCTTTCATTACTCCAGCGACGATCTAGAAGGGAAAGCCAAGAACAAAACCGCACTCCGCAAACGCCTCATGCTGCGGGACTCCGAAAAGCCGATCGTCTGCTACATTGGCCGTTTAGATGACCAGAAAGGGGTTCACCTGGTTCACCATGCTATCTACTATGCCCTGCATCGGGAGTGCCAGTTTGTGCTCCTGGGTTCAGCAACGGAGCCCGGAATTCACAGCCACTTTGCCCATGAGCGTTACATTCTGAACAATAATCCGGATTGCCATCTGGAGTTGGGCTTTAACGAAGAACTCTCTCACCTGATCTACGCTGGGGCAGATATGATTGTCGTCCCCAGTAACTATGAGCCCTGTGGGTTAACCCAGATGATTGGTCTCCGGTATGGAACTGTGCCGATCGTGCGAGGGGTGGGGGGCTTGATCAACACAGTCTTTGATCGGGATTACGACGAAAATCACTTGCCGGAAGAACGTAATGGCTATGTGTTCTACCAGACGGACTACAATGCGCTGGAGTCTGCCATGGATCGAGCGATCGGGCTTTACTACGAATATCCGGAAGAGTTCCGTCAATTGGTAGTTCAGGGTATGGCCTGCGACTATTCCTGGAATCACCCCGGTGAGGACTACGTGGAAGTTTATGACCATATCCGGTATAAGTAA
- a CDS encoding putative baseplate assembly protein has translation MEFQFLPQLPKSDLDDRKRQDLVDECILRIPRYCPEWTNYSPSDPGITLVELFAWMTEQMLTRFNQVPRRNYIAFLELLGMRLRPPTPAQTDLTFYLNTVLPEPYTIPEGVEVATIRTEGEDSVIFSLDRPLVVGQPQLRHFLTAEAAEALPRQLRDRLTDRWTQQPDGRWEGSEQLLFDEQPQVGNCFYLVMEPGETLEGNVLAISVQGEAATATGINPNLPPRYWEAWDGANWQPILRQEADDATQGFSFSDLAQGRGGIQGGDVILHLPQQWPISVFQTYQGRWLRCVYVQPDAEQPGYSRSPRIVSLAVRAIGGTAPASQCTLIREEVLGLSNGTSGQTFQLFGVPVLPRRAGETIQVMPPDGLPQTWQEVPDFADSGPNDRHYVIDSVTGTVQFGPLIREPGQLQLQTQVRAQIQAGLLQERDEETVIPTPREQQYGAVPPRGAVIRMLAYRTGGGQRGNVQRDALKILKTAIPYIASVVNHAPARNGADAETLEQLAIRVPRQLRTRNRAVTPEDFETLALQAGQGSILRARCLPAISGQDAGIVQLLLLPQINLETIAWSEGLHPDQLILTAPLQQQVLTFLEERKLLGVRIQLQQPDYVGVSVRAEVGISPEYNNPQARQLIWQQLQTALYRFLNPIVGGPEGTGWPFGRQVYTSDIIVLFQKVPGVRYLEFVQLTELRRQGMDWIRSPLPDSSINPGANGLICSWNGPQSGHTISLIQ, from the coding sequence ATGGAATTCCAGTTTCTTCCCCAATTGCCGAAATCTGACCTGGACGATCGCAAACGCCAGGATCTGGTTGATGAGTGTATTCTCCGGATTCCCCGCTACTGTCCGGAGTGGACAAACTACAGTCCCAGTGATCCTGGCATTACCCTGGTGGAATTGTTCGCCTGGATGACGGAGCAAATGTTGACCCGGTTCAACCAGGTGCCCCGGCGCAATTACATTGCCTTCCTGGAGTTACTGGGGATGCGGCTGCGGCCTCCTACACCGGCCCAAACTGACCTCACCTTTTACCTGAATACGGTATTGCCCGAGCCCTATACGATTCCCGAAGGGGTAGAGGTGGCCACGATTCGCACCGAAGGGGAAGATTCGGTCATCTTCAGCCTCGATCGACCCCTGGTGGTGGGCCAGCCCCAGTTGCGCCACTTTCTGACGGCGGAGGCGGCAGAAGCCCTGCCCCGGCAGTTGCGCGATCGACTCACCGATCGCTGGACCCAACAGCCTGATGGTCGCTGGGAAGGTTCAGAGCAATTGTTATTTGATGAACAACCCCAGGTTGGGAATTGTTTCTACCTGGTAATGGAACCAGGAGAAACCCTGGAAGGAAATGTGTTGGCAATTTCCGTGCAGGGAGAGGCTGCAACTGCTACAGGAATTAACCCGAATCTGCCACCCCGATACTGGGAAGCCTGGGATGGGGCCAACTGGCAGCCCATCCTGCGCCAGGAAGCCGATGATGCGACCCAGGGTTTCAGCTTCAGTGATCTGGCCCAGGGACGGGGGGGGATTCAGGGGGGAGATGTGATTCTGCACCTGCCCCAACAATGGCCGATCTCTGTCTTTCAAACCTATCAGGGGCGCTGGTTACGCTGCGTCTATGTTCAACCTGATGCAGAGCAACCGGGGTATAGCCGTTCCCCCCGGATTGTGAGTCTGGCAGTGCGGGCGATCGGCGGCACTGCCCCGGCCAGTCAATGTACCCTGATTCGGGAGGAGGTCTTGGGTCTAAGTAATGGGACCTCCGGGCAGACGTTTCAGCTATTTGGGGTGCCTGTCTTGCCTCGGCGGGCTGGGGAGACGATCCAGGTGATGCCCCCGGACGGGTTACCCCAGACTTGGCAGGAGGTGCCTGACTTTGCGGACTCTGGGCCGAACGATCGCCATTACGTGATTGATTCTGTGACCGGCACAGTTCAGTTTGGCCCCCTGATTCGCGAACCTGGTCAGTTACAACTGCAAACCCAGGTCCGAGCCCAAATTCAGGCGGGGCTGCTGCAGGAAAGGGACGAAGAGACCGTGATCCCCACCCCGCGCGAACAGCAGTATGGGGCAGTTCCCCCCAGGGGTGCGGTGATTCGGATGCTGGCCTATCGGACAGGAGGGGGACAGCGGGGCAACGTTCAGCGGGACGCTCTGAAGATTTTGAAAACGGCCATTCCCTACATTGCGTCGGTGGTGAATCATGCGCCTGCCCGGAATGGGGCTGATGCCGAAACCCTGGAGCAATTGGCAATTCGGGTGCCTCGGCAATTGCGCACCCGCAATCGGGCAGTTACCCCCGAGGACTTTGAGACTCTGGCTTTGCAGGCGGGGCAGGGAAGTATTTTGCGGGCACGCTGTCTGCCTGCGATCAGTGGTCAGGATGCCGGAATCGTGCAGTTGCTGCTCCTACCCCAGATCAACCTGGAGACGATCGCCTGGAGTGAGGGGCTGCACCCAGATCAGTTGATTCTGACCGCCCCCCTGCAACAGCAAGTACTGACTTTTCTAGAGGAACGAAAACTGCTGGGGGTGAGAATTCAACTCCAGCAACCCGACTACGTGGGGGTGTCTGTGCGGGCAGAGGTGGGAATCTCGCCAGAGTACAACAATCCCCAAGCCCGCCAACTCATCTGGCAACAGTTGCAGACCGCCCTCTACCGCTTTCTGAATCCGATCGTAGGGGGACCAGAAGGTACAGGCTGGCCCTTTGGTCGCCAGGTGTATACTTCCGACATTATTGTGCTGTTTCAGAAAGTTCCAGGGGTGCGTTATCTGGAGTTTGTGCAGTTGACGGAGTTGCGGCGTCAGGGAATGGATTGGATTCGCAGTCCCCTGCCAGATTCCAGTATTAATCCAGGAGCAAATGGATTAATTTGCTCCTGGAACGGTCCTCAGTCCGGTCATACGATTAGCCTGATCCAGTGA
- a CDS encoding WD40 repeat domain-containing protein, with amino-acid sequence MSQTRTKPAIGILILIGIILILVCAYVLYQDGVASQIKARICLPLPHAAPVCYRSTHQLPSRHITAMAIHPHGSRLAIGLNQAIQLWDVQTMTAPRTFSGHLSRVTALAISPDEKILASASLDQTIRLWNLKTGHLQAILQAGRVTCLVFSPNGHLLAASSRYRIWPDGTLSQGGVQLWDVKDHRLRQTIGTDVYHTLAFSPQGQVLAAGSAKAHLWDLQSGHLRHILDSGEPTALQFSPDGRTLLTGSSRTKLWQVKTGQLSQSMNFGATDLTLNPNGQFVAAPLGGTIYFWQLSPRKLLGTLRGSWYSNVSVQFGWQGRALVAVGTDGLQLWQTTPGPVPASAN; translated from the coding sequence ATGAGCCAGACCAGAACGAAGCCTGCGATTGGAATTTTGATCCTGATTGGAATCATTCTGATTCTGGTTTGTGCCTATGTGCTGTATCAAGATGGGGTTGCCTCACAGATTAAGGCCCGAATCTGCTTGCCTTTGCCCCATGCTGCCCCTGTCTGTTACCGTTCAACCCACCAGTTGCCCAGCAGACACATCACCGCGATGGCCATCCACCCCCATGGGTCCAGGCTAGCCATTGGTCTCAATCAAGCAATTCAACTGTGGGATGTGCAGACAATGACAGCCCCGCGCACCTTTTCTGGCCACCTTAGTCGGGTCACAGCCCTGGCCATTTCTCCTGATGAAAAAATTCTTGCCAGCGCCAGCCTGGATCAGACCATTCGACTCTGGAACTTAAAGACGGGGCATCTGCAAGCTATTCTCCAGGCCGGACGGGTCACCTGTCTGGTTTTCAGCCCCAATGGACACCTGCTCGCAGCCAGTAGTCGTTATCGCATCTGGCCAGATGGCACCCTCAGTCAGGGGGGCGTGCAGCTTTGGGATGTTAAAGACCATCGCCTCCGGCAAACGATCGGAACTGATGTCTACCATACCCTTGCCTTCAGCCCTCAAGGGCAGGTTTTGGCGGCTGGCTCAGCCAAGGCTCACCTCTGGGATCTGCAATCCGGCCATCTGCGCCATATCCTGGATTCTGGTGAACCCACTGCCTTGCAATTCAGTCCAGATGGACGAACCCTGTTGACTGGCAGTAGTCGAACAAAGCTCTGGCAGGTGAAAACAGGGCAACTTTCCCAATCGATGAATTTTGGAGCCACGGATTTGACCCTGAACCCAAACGGCCAGTTTGTGGCAGCTCCCCTGGGGGGCACCATCTACTTCTGGCAACTCTCCCCCCGGAAACTCCTGGGAACATTACGGGGTTCCTGGTATAGCAATGTCTCCGTGCAATTTGGCTGGCAGGGGCGCGCTTTAGTTGCGGTTGGGACTGATGGCCTCCAACTCTGGCAGACTACTCCAGGCCCAGTTCCCGCTTCAGCAAATTGA
- a CDS encoding dienelactone hydrolase family protein yields the protein MSNLEIRTRQVDVPNGDLKIAAYLAEPVGEGPYPTVVVIQEIFGVNAHIREVTERFARSGYRAIAPAIYQRLAPGFETGYTPEAIQIGRQYKDQTKAVELLADIQATIDYVKAHCAIKSQGFGCIGFCFGGHVAYLVSTLPDIQATASFYGAGITTMTPGGGAPTLSRTADIQGTLYAFFGMQDASIPVEQVNQIEAALQEHHIPHKVLRYPDAEHGFFCDHRASYNPAAATAAWEEVQELFGHKL from the coding sequence ATGTCTAATCTGGAGATTCGGACCCGTCAGGTAGATGTTCCTAATGGAGATCTGAAGATTGCTGCTTACCTGGCCGAGCCTGTTGGGGAAGGGCCTTACCCAACAGTGGTGGTGATTCAAGAGATCTTTGGGGTCAATGCCCACATTCGAGAGGTGACCGAACGGTTTGCCCGATCGGGCTATAGGGCGATCGCCCCGGCTATTTACCAACGGCTCGCTCCTGGCTTTGAGACGGGTTACACCCCGGAAGCCATCCAGATTGGTCGCCAGTACAAAGATCAGACCAAAGCAGTTGAACTACTGGCGGATATTCAGGCCACGATCGATTATGTCAAAGCCCATTGCGCGATCAAATCGCAGGGGTTTGGTTGTATTGGCTTCTGTTTCGGGGGCCATGTTGCCTACCTGGTCTCCACCCTGCCCGATATCCAGGCCACAGCGTCCTTCTACGGGGCCGGAATTACGACCATGACGCCTGGTGGGGGTGCGCCCACACTTAGCCGCACAGCAGACATCCAAGGCACCCTGTACGCCTTTTTCGGGATGCAGGATGCCAGCATTCCCGTGGAGCAGGTGAACCAAATTGAAGCGGCCTTACAGGAGCACCACATCCCCCACAAAGTTCTGCGCTACCCCGATGCCGAGCACGGCTTCTTCTGTGACCATCGGGCCAGCTATAACCCGGCAGCGGCAACGGCAGCCTGGGAGGAGGTGCAGGAACTGTTTGGCCACAAGCTTTGA